The Mauremys mutica isolate MM-2020 ecotype Southern chromosome 1, ASM2049712v1, whole genome shotgun sequence genome has a segment encoding these proteins:
- the LOC123376045 gene encoding claw keratin-like isoform X2, which produces MNTTNQIYCHLPWRVYLHPRKMTCSSLCYPECGVARPCPVTGTCNEPCVRQCQDSEVVIRPSPVVVTLPGPILSNFPQYSAVGAVGAPVVGPGYGGSFGWGGYGGHYGGLYGLGGYGGYGGHYGYGGLCGYGGHCGYLGGYGYGGLCGSGVSCHRYLSGNCGPC; this is translated from the coding sequence GTTTACCTCCATCCCAGAAAGATGACTTGCTCCAGCCTGTGCTATCCAGAATGCGGAGTGGCCCGGCCCTGTCCGGTCACTGGTACCTGCAACGAGCCGTGCGTTAGGCAGTGCCAAGACTCCGAAGTGGTGATCAGACCCTCACCGGTTGTCGTGACCCTCCCAGGACCCATTCTCAGCAATTTCCCTCAATACAGTGCAGTGGGAGCTGTAGGAGCACCTGTGGTCGGACCCGGTTACGGAGGCTCATTCGGTTGGGGGGGCTATGGAGGCCATTATGGAGGATTGTATGGTTTAGGGGGATACGGCGGTTATGGCGGCCATTACGGTTATGGGGGATTATGTGGTTATGGGGGACACTGCGGTTACCTAGGCGGTtatggttatgggggattatgtGGTTCTGGGGTATCTTGCCATAGGTACCTCAGTGGAAACTGTGGGCCATGCTAA